A genome region from Euphorbia lathyris chromosome 4, ddEupLath1.1, whole genome shotgun sequence includes the following:
- the LOC136227886 gene encoding uncharacterized protein isoform X2 — MEVTKAIYDDLIFIEARAEPSIPCSVVPVAAAANSQSQSVPESSASPAFPMKFRKPIIQSLELLKSLPQRNNSSNLSGIDDPSSANNASAQDKEEAAKDVPIYIAEKFINISSEEKAVNQEPLTYADKLHCLHS, encoded by the exons ATGGAAGTTACTAAAGCTATTTATGATGATCTGATATTCATTGAAG CTCGAGCAGAACCATCAATCCCTTGTTCTGTTGTCCCTGTTGCTGCTGCTGCTAATTCACAATCTCAGTCTGTACCTGAATCATCTGCCTCACCTGCATTTCCGATGAAGTTCAGAAAACCGATAATCCAATCTCTGGAACTTTTGAAGTCACTGCCACAGAG AAACAACTCCAGCAACCTTTCGGGCATAGATGATCCTAGTTCTGCTAATAATGCTTCTGCACAGGACAAAGAG GAAGCTGCAAAAGATGTGCCAATATATATAGCTGAGAAATTCATTAATATTTCATCTGAAGAAAAAGCAGTTAATCAGGAGCCCTTAACTTATGCTGATAAGCTG CATTGCCTCCACTCCTGA
- the LOC136227886 gene encoding uncharacterized protein isoform X1, translating into MEVTKAIYDDLIFIEAVDKTLSNEDASSLTARAEPSIPCSVVPVAAAANSQSQSVPESSASPAFPMKFRKPIIQSLELLKSLPQRNNSSNLSGIDDPSSANNASAQDKEEAAKDVPIYIAEKFINISSEEKAVNQEPLTYADKLHCLHS; encoded by the exons ATGGAAGTTACTAAAGCTATTTATGATGATCTGATATTCATTGAAG CTGTAGATAAAACACTATCTAATGAGGATGCTTCTTCGCTCACAGCTCGAGCAGAACCATCAATCCCTTGTTCTGTTGTCCCTGTTGCTGCTGCTGCTAATTCACAATCTCAGTCTGTACCTGAATCATCTGCCTCACCTGCATTTCCGATGAAGTTCAGAAAACCGATAATCCAATCTCTGGAACTTTTGAAGTCACTGCCACAGAG AAACAACTCCAGCAACCTTTCGGGCATAGATGATCCTAGTTCTGCTAATAATGCTTCTGCACAGGACAAAGAG GAAGCTGCAAAAGATGTGCCAATATATATAGCTGAGAAATTCATTAATATTTCATCTGAAGAAAAAGCAGTTAATCAGGAGCCCTTAACTTATGCTGATAAGCTG CATTGCCTCCACTCCTGA